A genome region from Pan troglodytes isolate AG18354 chromosome 3, NHGRI_mPanTro3-v2.0_pri, whole genome shotgun sequence includes the following:
- the YIPF7 gene encoding protein YIPF7 isoform X1, giving the protein MVPQAEQETWQQLLLGRSQGAFTHGGRHRRIISHGRSRIKRERQQAGEQPQPASFVPSEMLMSSGYAGQFFQPASNSDYYSQSPYIDSFDEEPPLLEELGIHFDYIWQKTLTVLNPMKPADGSIMNETDLTGPILFCVALGATLLLAGKVQFGYVYGMSAIGCLVIHALLNLKSSSGVSYGCVASVLGYCLLPMVILSGCAMFFSLQGIFGTMSSLVIIGWCSLSASKIFIAALHMEGQQLLVAYPCALLYGLFALLTIF; this is encoded by the exons atggttccacaggctgaaCAGGAAACATGGCAACAGCTGCtcctggggaggtctcagggagcttttactcatggtggaaggcacaggAGAATCATCTCACACGGCAGGAGCAGGAtcaagagagagag acaaCAAGCTGGTGAGCAGCCTCAGCCTGCCTCCTTTGTTCCATCAGAGATGCTCATGTCATCAGGTTACGCAGGACAATTTTTTCAGCCAGCATCCAACTCAGATTATTATTCACAATCTCCTTACATTGACAGTTTTGATGAAGAGCCTCCTTTGCTAGAAGA aCTTGGAATCCATTTTGATTACATATGGCAAAAAACTTTGACAGTGTTAAACCCAATGAAGCCAGCAGATGGCAGCATTATGAATGAAACGGACCTCACTGGACCCATTCTTTTTTGCGTAGCCCTGGGAGCCACCTTGCTTCTG GCAGGAAAAGTTCAGTTTGGTTATGTGTATGGCATGAGTGCCATTGGCTGCCTTGTGATTCATGCCTTGCTGAACCTGAAGAGCTCTTCAGGGGTGTCGTATGGCTGTGTGGCCAGCGTGCTGGGTTACTGCCTGCTCCCCATGGTCATCCTGTCTGGCTGCGCCATGTTCTTTTCACTGCA GGGCATCTTTGGAACCATGTCATCCCTGGTCATCATTGGCTGGTGTAGTCTCTCAGCTTCCAAGATCTTCATTGCAGCCTTGCACATGGAAGGACAGCAGCTTCTTGTTGCCTACCCTTGTGCCTTACTTTATGGACTTTTTGCCCTCCTAACAATTTTCTAA
- the YIPF7 gene encoding protein YIPF7 isoform X2 produces the protein MSNLAQFDSDFYQSNFTIDNQEQSGNDSNACGNLYGSRKQQAGEQPQPASFVPSEMLMSSGYAGQFFQPASNSDYYSQSPYIDSFDEEPPLLEELGIHFDYIWQKTLTVLNPMKPADGSIMNETDLTGPILFCVALGATLLLAGKVQFGYVYGMSAIGCLVIHALLNLKSSSGVSYGCVASVLGYCLLPMVILSGCAMFFSLQGIFGTMSSLVIIGWCSLSASKIFIAALHMEGQQLLVAYPCALLYGLFALLTIF, from the exons ATGTCAAACTTGGCACAATTTGACTCTGATTTTTACCAATCTAATTTTACTATTGATAACCAGGAGCAGAGTGGTAATGACTCTAATGCCTGTGGAAATCTTTATGGATCTAGAaa acaaCAAGCTGGTGAGCAGCCTCAGCCTGCCTCCTTTGTTCCATCAGAGATGCTCATGTCATCAGGTTACGCAGGACAATTTTTTCAGCCAGCATCCAACTCAGATTATTATTCACAATCTCCTTACATTGACAGTTTTGATGAAGAGCCTCCTTTGCTAGAAGA aCTTGGAATCCATTTTGATTACATATGGCAAAAAACTTTGACAGTGTTAAACCCAATGAAGCCAGCAGATGGCAGCATTATGAATGAAACGGACCTCACTGGACCCATTCTTTTTTGCGTAGCCCTGGGAGCCACCTTGCTTCTG GCAGGAAAAGTTCAGTTTGGTTATGTGTATGGCATGAGTGCCATTGGCTGCCTTGTGATTCATGCCTTGCTGAACCTGAAGAGCTCTTCAGGGGTGTCGTATGGCTGTGTGGCCAGCGTGCTGGGTTACTGCCTGCTCCCCATGGTCATCCTGTCTGGCTGCGCCATGTTCTTTTCACTGCA GGGCATCTTTGGAACCATGTCATCCCTGGTCATCATTGGCTGGTGTAGTCTCTCAGCTTCCAAGATCTTCATTGCAGCCTTGCACATGGAAGGACAGCAGCTTCTTGTTGCCTACCCTTGTGCCTTACTTTATGGACTTTTTGCCCTCCTAACAATTTTCTAA